The Phlebotomus papatasi isolate M1 chromosome 3, Ppap_2.1, whole genome shotgun sequence genomic sequence tgaAAGTGATGTACACATTTTCagcctaatatctcccccttgcattttgctacttttcgTTGTTGGTTGCTAGAAATTCCTATCCGGGGTtggaaaaaattgtagaaaaaacgTCGCCAGATAATATCTTTCATGTAAAAGTATCATTGAATATCGTAAGCTGATATATCTTACGATTTTACCCATTCTTCTTTAAAACATAAGCTCACTAACAAGTTGGAAAATTCAGATTATTATATTACTGTAGAGTAGATGTACTGCTCTCTGCGTTCGAGAATTTAAATACTGTTATAAGTCTCAAATTAACTCAAGAATATTCTTAGAAAAATCCATGAGAATATTTATCTtctaaaatttggcggtaaagggtCAAATAACGCAAATTTACGCAAAGAACTGCTAATCCATTATCTTAAAAATTCTcatgtagggtcggaggaacgtctattcgacagggaacccctattgacacttttgtcaaaatgttgaaaattatttaatgtatctagtaaaatataagcaatataacgttttttctgtaatataacttttactataaacagagatgttcaaatttcatatcccaaatagtacagaatagggtgtcaataggtgctgacatgagttcttaaagtgtcaatagacgttcctttcaccctaaatatCTGATATTTTGAAATGGTCCTTTTCAAactatccttttcatttttaaaataaatattttaatgaaacaaAAAACCTTGTCAGTATTAAAATGAGTCACCCCTTAGTTAATAAGTCCTGCTCTGACAAATCGATGGCTCAGAATAAAAATCGAACAactttcaaaacaaattttaaataaattgaattgttcaaaattttatttatttcttaaagATCCACATGCatgtttttatatcaaagagattttctggaaatttatttagtttctttttctttaggCTTCTCCTCTTTGTCAATTGTACCCAATCTTAGCGCTTTCTTCAAGTCGTTGATCTTTAGGGTAGAAGACTGAGAAGACTGGCTTCTGGCAGGTCTCACAGGGAGCAAATGAGCGCTTCTGGAATTTTTATTCGCTTGATATTCTCCAAGTCTTGTGAGCCATTGACGTGAATTAACTGGAAATTGTGGCCTAAAGTGTGGAATTAGTGGACACAGAATTGGGACAGGTTTGTAGAAAATTGGCATTAGAATTTGCTGGGGATTCAATAAGATCACATTTGAATTTCCTGCTGTTCGAGGAATATTCCTGACAACTCTGATACTTTTGTTAGGACTTTGAGtctttgcaaaatttaaatttgtttcttTAGTCCGAAAAATGGTTTCATGCATAATTTCTTCATCTTCCGGctccaattttccaaaaagtgcAAATTCTTGAGCTGCATTAGCAAATCTCTCCATATCACTCTTTGCAATGGTTCTTCCAGTTCTAGGAGACATGCAGAATTTCACCAATTTCAGATAATTCACCATGAGTTCTCTGTTGAAGTTTGAAGACGAATTTGATGAGGAGCCTTCAAATGAAATCATGCTAGAATACCTGGCGAAAATATTTGGTTCACAAGGTCCTAAATTGATAAGGTAGAACAGTTCATTGAAGCcttcttcaattaacttttggtttttctcattCTGCATTAAGTTGGAAAGTTCATTTTCTTCAATTCCTAAACTCTGGCAAGCCATTTTGAAAGGAATCTTCTTGATTTCTTCGCACAATTTCACTTCCATTTCAGTTGTAAATTAttgtttgaataaaataaattttggaaatattgctttctcgatttaataaaaaattataattaaatacatttgaagtttattattttagattaaattattgttaggtgtttttttttaagtatcttTATATCGAAATAAATCCTCTTAATAGcctaagaaattaaatttaacaaataattttcttttaatctatttcttttattttaattctcacTAAATAacgttagaaatattttaaaataaatattctaacaatttaatgattttacgTAAAATGAGcgaagattaaaattaaataatgtcaTGTGCAAAGAAGGTCTTCTGTTAAGTGATAAtggattttattaatattatgaatttattatgaattatgaTGGTGATTGTACCGTTTTCGTCTTTTTGAAGCTTATCATCTCTTAAAGTTATTAACAAAATATTCTTGAGTGGAGAAATTCAAGCTGAAGCATTTTAAATTCGATTTTTAAAAACACTAAAATGATAAACAGTAGTAATTATTTCTCCTTATATTCATCTTAATGTGAGTTACAATTGAGTTTAGAGTTAATCAATAAGGTTTAATGTTTCTCTGGAATATCAACGGTTTTAAGAGACGAAGGCGATATCAAAAAGCATTTCTGgcaagttaaatatttaatttaaacggTCATAATTTCCTTTACGATTGtcagattttgataattttaagttGTTTGGTAAAGATCTCGTAACATGCCATAActctttaaaatattgaaactttgcACGACCACCGCTAGAGGCGCTAGAGgctataaaattaagaaatgaaTTATCGAAAATTCGTTGTTGAATATTCCAAAATCCCCATTTgaaactttaaagaaattttagtgAGTTTACGGTGTGGTCAAGATTTCTCCATCGAACGGTCACTCGCAGTATTCTGATCCGAGCAATAAACGAAAAAAACTTCAGACCGGTTTAAGATagaatagcctaattcagaacTTGTTTTAAAAGGCAATTCTAACGTAAAGTGCCCTAAATTTGACCGGAGCCTCGACTCAACCGGTGGTCAGTTTTTGaatgtttaaagaaaattgtacacggtgatgacctttgttctttcttctcctttattctctcatacgacgtttcggaggcagatttcctccttcctcaggtacggaaaattcgggaaaaaaaagtcacaatctTTCGTTACCACCACTTGCACCACAGACTTCTCCAGTAACTCGACCATTGGCTTTCCCACCAAGAAACCAAATTAagtttttgaatgttttatagtcaatttctatgaatttgtcactggttcgtattatttaaggaataattgacctattaatgttagatcaaacgctaaatattatagcaaatataaaaaaaaatcaatcacgGCAATCATATAAtcatataaaaaattgcataaataaCCGGCCGAGTTGAGGATCTGGTCGATTTGAGGGTATTTTATCTTATTATTTCTCCTAAAAACTGGATGGCAAAAAGTCCCAGCTTTTCgatatgctcgaactcacgagatagagctcaccgtgaaatAGTGTTTTTGGATAATCTTTTggtatcactgatctactaTAGTAGATCACTGATCTACACTGATCTACTATAGAGTACACTGATCtactagggtggagtctacacttatggatgttatatacacttatggacaacgcaaaaatcttaagttattacttTAAACAGatgttgaaaaatcaaaaaaatgttcattagatcataatctaataattttataacttttcgaattctgttttacgtaagaacatgaggtttttgcacgctgtccataagtgtataacatccacaagtgtagactccaccctatagaGTTCAAATtctttcataaatcacaaaagcatttgaaaatcaaaaaattggtacttaaccgattcattaccgatgaagaccgatgctgCCGAGTTCTAAATTGcaatacccgtcaaataatatctgcagatatctttaagatttctgtagaaaaaatctacacctctacagaatatctgcagataattctgtagatattcttacgaattttatttgggcttgggacaaaattcgtcagaatatttcggcagattttctgacgaatttctgtagatattctgccgattttctgtagattttttctacattccagactttccagacaagatgtgtcagaagagatggaaaattttttcactgaagtttgcaaaattcaatagagttattttttgtgatatcacggtgtttatataaaataaagaattctgcgacgccgtgttacaagtagagaaaagtgaagtgaaaactttaaacagagtatcgacctaaatttcgtgtttttgtatcattccatgggcgatttttaaaaaattagtatttctgctcgcatctttttacttatttaaaatgtttaatcggtaatgcttgttaagcagagcataccattttctttataactcctacagtttctacataaatcaacaatatttttgtgaagtaatggacactatgccgattttctcggcagaaattctaccgaaaatctgtagattttctgcagaaattctgccgaaaatctacagattttctagcagaaattcagcagaaaatctacagattttctctgaatacactggaatataccgttaaaattcaaaaaacctcagagtaaaatcggcaggtagaataatgatttgacgggtacttttccaaaaaatcctaatttaaccaaatcggttgaaaaatggaccaaccaaagtggttgacctttaaccttcaataattcaaaatggcgaattttttggtcataggtatgtttggacgaaatgttcgcctggactaagctctaaaacatatccgaaaatcactgaaaaagcttgggccaattttgagaaaaaccaaaaatcgtGATTTTTGAAGGGGTTAGAGGGGGTGGGGAGGGGGAAAACAAACGTCGAgagattttatttctttttattggggttcatcgaagactggaagtcgatatctcttgccgtttaagctccagaacagtgagaaattgaaaaaaaaatcgattatataactgctccctctttgagttcgagcagtataaTGGATGGCATAGTCCTAGCCCTTATCATACCGAAATTTACTGAAATCTAGTTAAATAACCGATTGCTGTAAGCTTTTTTTGGGATTCTGCGCTGAAAAGacaatgaccagtgataagcctagataagtTTAAGGTAGCTGAGAGTCTTTAGATGACTTCCTTAACATTACGAGATttcttgtaaagaatctcagctaacgaGCTTATCTGGACTTAGCACTGGTTTGAAGATATCGTCCTTAACTCCgaattaaaataacttttagttctttgtacaattttttatttatttttattttacatattagGCACAAAACTTTCATCATACTGCAGTGAAGCAGAAACCTGCACCAACTCCTGCAACGGCACATTTTCCAGGAAGATTGACTTTCTGAGGCTTGAACCTAAAGTTCAGGGAAAGTTTAACAGTTAAAATATATCCTGAAAAGCTCATTATTGCACTTACACATCTTTTGTACTTCCATTTCCACAATTTCCATGCTCGTTCCATCCCCAAGTGAACACATCTCCTGCCATTGAGACGCAGAGACCATGTTCAGATCCCAGATGAAACTCCCTGACATCACAGATAGCCAATTCTGTGGGAGTTGCCACAGATTGTCCTTCAGGGATTTGTCCAATCTGACCATAAACGTTTCTTCCCCAAAGAAAAACTTTCCCAGACTTTGTTAGCAGACCACTGTGAGTCCATCCTGATTTCAAATCAACAGTTtcagatgcaaaattttttaGGGAATCATCAGCAAGCTGATTGAATTTATTGTCTCCTAGAGTATTGATTTCCCCGGAATGAATTTGATACAGGAAATGGTGCTGTCCCGTagcaatttttacaattttttccccTGAGAAACTCAAAAATCCTCCAAATTTTTGGGAACAGGATTTATCTTCAATAGCTGTAAGACACTTTGACTTCCCTGCAAGGTAAATTGTTCCTCCTTCTGCAACGATACAGAGGTGTCGAAGCCCAAAATCTACCGCAAGAACCCTATCAGGAAGGCAAACCTTTCgtggaatatttaattgcgaaacaCTACCGGTATCCTGCATTCCCAACTGCCCAAATTTATTCGAACCCCAAACAAAGAGTTCACCATCTTCTGTAACTGCACCTGAGTTGTCCCAACCACAAGCTACGCTCCTAATCCTTTTGCCCAGGAAGGAACTTTGGGGAATTCTAACAAATCTACTAGTATTCTCTTGATTCCCGATGCCCAATTGGCCCCTGCTATTCCATCCACAAGAATAAACCCGACCAGCAGTGTCTAAAATCAGAGTATGACCCCCTCCACCGGATATTTGAAGGATTTCAGCCTCCAGGAAGGAAGTGTCCACCTCAACCGGTAAGACTTCCATCTCATTTTCCACTCCGATAGCCAGTTGACCATGAGAATTTGCACCCTGATTTTCCGCAAGATAACgacaaatgatttttattttctgtaaaaaatatgATTCCTAGGATTGTTACTTACCCACGCAAAGAGAGAAATCTTGGGAATATTAGTCATTTATCCggtttttaagtgatttttggGGATACGAAAAACACATGTAAACAACAACAAAGCACTGACAGCAACAATTTCCACAAATGATTTTAGCAGAGCCACTCAAAGTACCTCAATAGATGGAGCTGTTTGCGCTGTTTGTCTCAACACTAAAAGAGTAAATTTCTCTCTCTCCTATTCGAATATGTAACAGTTTTTACACTGTTACAAACGTAcacagaaataaaattttgtaaaatagttcGTCATGGCTGTGGCACATCcttcagatcaggaaaatttcatgaaattaaaattcacatccttttctttatcacacgttttgcatacatttgtctcattctttcgctctccaaattcgattgaagattgaactacagtagactctcactcaatcggctctttttcaatcgagtgaaaaattttgttgacaattttcacgtttaattatgaagctaatgtccaacgcacaataacttctttgtaaacatatttttgacatttcagtgagagtgagtgagatctgaatatagtcatctcgcttactctcataggcagttccgaaaacatgtttacaaaacaaaagttaatgtgcgttgggcataatacgctcaaatttgctgtagttcttcctatttcatcgtgattctttataattgagcgcttattgtggaatttacaaatgctttgacgcccaaatctatcgataaactggatgacattttgcaccaaatgcccaattgagagagagtctactgtaacttgaattaaatgaaatacagtgcccgctttctaatccggatcgccgtaatccggacaagttcacgacggttacatttaaaatacttttgaggttatgtatgcatgtgtgttcagtaatgaaaatgaactatcctgtgatgtttttgtttaataaatgaagtataatagaatagacttctccaattatgtctttttaatcttctttaaaagttttattctaattctacaaaaaaaattttgtattatattttcgagacgttaaacaaattcaaaaaatccatccggattacgaagcggacatctgtcattttgtctcccaatcatccagATTACAAAGCGAGCACTGTACTGTAACTTTtgatgtttaaaggaagaagaagagtacgaaaaagTAAGATATACatgcaaagcatgtgaaaaagaaatggattcgaatttcgatttcataaaattttcctattctaaaaggtgtgccggaaccataaataattgtgaattcacactgaggacttacgaaatgctcttaAACCATATAACCCCCAAAACAaggttcgtaaaattttttaactcttttccCAAACAtagttcgtaacatgatcatttaaccctttaaaggcGAGAAAGTTCAAtcattgagggtcagaaaaaattattttttctaactttttagagtaACATACAACATTATAAAGccgtaagaaaaattttatttttgggtcaccggtgacccaatcgtccttaaccctttaaggacgattggaataaagaaaataatttttcctaactacctaaagttGTTTCTTTCTCATGTTtttacgtaattgcaaagtacaaggttgaatgaatctaggatattttagtctccagctatttgctatatagtaaatatttaagctcaaaaattacgaatttttgaattttcatattgaaaaattattttgattattttttatacttccaatttttttttagtcaaaaccgttttggaaaaagaaactacaatactcatacgtaatatttttcattaaagcgagaaatattattcatgggtattgtcagaaaaattatttaaatttttgggctatttttgtccctatcgctcgtagaggtaaaaaatgcactgAATCAGACtgtgttggattttccaaagtcagatataagacgtttcattgatttagtttatcggttaaatttttattgttgattttcggtccgtaaaaagtgtctcgtcgttaaagggttgaAGGGTTAACGAGTATTTTTTGTTACGTTTGTCTCTGTACGGTTAATCACTCTTACagtttattttcatctagtgttAGTGCCACAGAATATATGATGAGATAATACAGTAATTGAGaaattgcgtaagaattgcaatgaaaatgcgtataTTAACGAAAAACGGTGatgctttgacggtgacggtgagcatttgactgtcaatgtgattctggcattaaccctttaaagacgactGCGTCACCGGTAACCCATAAAGCAATATTGCCTATGGGCGTTTAAACAAAGttattcaggaaaaattattgtttCTGGTCctcaatttttaaactttttctcctcaaagggttaggggagactggggcaaaaagtcacaaatcaaaaatttgaaaattcaatatcttccaattAAAAAAGACTGCgacttaaattttttccatagattgCTTCCATTGACTTTCTTcgatgtcgtaagtttcttagaattcgaacaaggaattaagaaaataaaaaacattgaaatttttagccctatttttgaaatattttccttacagtaaatatcaatttttacctatttattttcaaaaatggatggactggtgaatatttcccaaaagatttagattctttgaatacgacgCCGCTACccgtttttgaattttctaaagatttttttttaaatccgtttatttaaaatgaaaacttggggtaaaaagtaataaaaggtatggggcaaaaagtaacagtaaccgaaacaatttctgttGTCTCTTTAGGAAAAGAAATGTCATTGCGATGTGTTGCCGCATAACTGTTTTAGACAGTAATAGTGATGCATGcccgaaaaaataaaatattacgcTTAGCCCAATTCAGGAGAATAAAAATTCTGTTGAGTTTTAGTGAATCTGAAATATATTACTTTAAAAGGAACACAAACACTTCtttgcattattttttgttttatttttattctaaactTAAGTGAGATTTACTGGGCAACTCTTCGACAGATTTCATCAAATTTATCTCGCCCAATTCGCCATTTTCACCTTTTCAGAATGGTTCAATAGAATTTTCTTATCCAAAATAGCCttcgaaaaatcttgaaaagcgcTTTACGCGTTCAGATGGAGAAAATTTTGTTCTACAAAGGTGAAGAGCAATAAATTTCGTacgaaaatatgtcatctacaTAATCTTTAATGTACGGGAGCCCATAATAAAGCGAATCcaaatgtgataattttaccccatgCCAGATACtattatttgccccagcatttttgaaaatggttACAAAACTATCTTTTAAAACGGTTAGATAGggcaaattaagctaattcaaaacctgttccaaatggaaacttcgctactccaaatggaaactttttttttcattataaatacattattaaatttttatttatatattttctatacctcagtttcattatttagttaattttgttccaaataaagcgaaaatccattcatattaacaaatattaatttataaatatctcagaaaaattaaaagtgtacgttttcaccatcgaatttctCATTaatcaaccatgttttctaatgaaaaacacattaGGATGATTgttctttattactttttttttacatatatgtaatatttctggcagaattatgtgaaattaagtgctaatctttattgttaacggtacgtgaagttttcaactgAAATACTCTTTCGTGAACAacaaggatttttctgaagtgtctgcaaatgcttcaattggaaataccagaaaaataattttttttttagagattttctaATTGTCtcatacactgtttgtctccaattagaaaatttctcttttctccatttagattaatttgtttgAAATAGAAGCAGtttgcactcgtgtatttttcttgtatttaagaagttttcatattatattaaagaatttgcactaaacagtaatattctagacgagttaaggagcaaatttatgcaattttattcagaaaaatattaGCTTAATAtgatgaatcttctgtcaaagttaaagcgtctggaaatggttttgaattaagacatttaccctaaatgtatttcttaaaaaatagagaaaaattactttcccAAAGTTGTaaagcggtaaattttctatataactgcgctaattagaaattcttTAGATGTTCgcgtagtttgtaaaaaaataaaatatccgttttgtgactttttgccccactcTTCCCTAATCTTTCATTAGAAACGAttgtcaaaatttcaacaatttatGTTTACGCATTTACAAGTTAAAGTCAGCTTGAGTATGGTtcatatttaaatattcaacaaaagagtttaaaaataaatctactGCCTCAAATTGGTTTATCATTTCCCTAAATCTTCtgcaaaattgttttatttattttttaatctattcGCCCCATTtgacgaaaaataaaaaaatttaaagaaggaTTAAGTATGTGAACTTGGAATTATCCAGAATCTATattctatttgtttttttttcggatttttttagTCATTAGAAATCTTTCTCAATTcacttgagatttttaatttttgtctgTCAATGCGTTTAATCTGTTTAATCTTCCATTTATTGATTTAGTTTTAGTTTATCCACTACACACAAaagcaatatttcaatttcttaaAACTTCTAAAAGTTGCtgcttataaaataaattttcttcatccAATTTTAACGTTCAACTTTTCCACTCattctttaaaactttaaaagtaAACTGAAAATGTAATTGTCTGCTGGTTTGTAAAGGTTTCATGTTAGACAACAATACCTAACACCCAAGTACATGTTTCAAAACTATTCTTTTCTTCCGGGCAAGATTCCTGCAAGAACTACACTATTCAAGGTGCTTGGGCTTGGGAGAAGACGAGAAACTTTACAAAACTTCTGCACACGATCCCTTTCTTACCTCATTTGAACCCACTTACTGAAGGTGTTGGCGCCAAATTAAAGTGCAATTATGCAAATGTGATAACGCAGCATTTTTCCTCAACCCCAAACAACCATTAAACTCCAATTGCACTCCGAAAGGTTTACCAATGCTCCCCCAATTCCACAAAGAATGTTAATCTGACGAGATATGAGAAAAGGCAAAGTGAAGTAGTAATAGTTATGTGGCAAGGAAGTTTTCTCATTTTGCAACTCAACTGCATATACTAACCAGTTTTGTGGATAAATGCCCCCTGAAGAGCAAATTTATCTTTCAGAGGGCTCCAGAGTGAAATGGCAATTATCCCTAAAACGTCACTAGAGAGATTTTGTGAGAAGATAAACTTCGCGCTTCAATGCTGAATGCCTTGaggtgaattaaaaatattttctgctcTCTTCTtcgtttttcacaattttccatTTATTCAACACAGTAGTGACAAtgtcctggaagaaggatggCTAGTAGAGAAACATCCTATCAGCAGCATGTGCTGcgtgatttatttattgaaaaaaaaaatatctagcgAAAATAAGACAATCGAAgcgaaatattgattttattgcttctatgaagtggaaatttttccttttcaaatattaaaagtCTGCCAAGAAACTTTGCAGATTAGCgtatatatattatatagtGTTGATGGAAAcactttattaaaaagaaaaaagtttaGTCAAGTATGATGACGACAACAATCTGAGCACTCACAGCCGGTGTTACCCCAATAGCAAAGACAaccgaagatcggtttcgaaacaTAAGTAGGGGAAAGGACTCACCTTTCGAACgctcataccttcgaataatgtgaattttcttttattttttctaagaaactacgcataattatcacgtaattatcaataattgatgatgaGCTAATTAATATATaacaggaaaaataaaagaaaattcatattattcgaaggcatgaacgttcgaagggagagtactttccccaatTAGTGCCTATAAATTACGAAACCTAAACATTAGCATATTTTTGATTCCCGTTTCTTTCGCGTGGGGGCTCAAGTGCATCCTGTTCGAATGTAGAAGTGTCTCTGAAGTGCCAATAaacgaaaattttcactttgtgtaggaaaattcaaaataaggaGGCTCATAATATTCCTTCTCCATTAGTATACCCCTTCAGAATCACTGAATAACTTCTCTGATAGCTTCTTATTGCAAGGGCGTACTCAGGATTTCAGTTAGGGGGGggctgaatttcaaattttgttggcgGGCGGCGGGgggggtacataatttttattttgataaaaaaaacataagaaataaaatgggATAAAGCATCTATAAATAAAAGCTGGTATTACTTTTCACAATAGATTAGCCTATgcccaatttgtaggtattggtaaGGATCGATCGTAAGTGTTCCTTTGACCATTCGGACCAGTACATTTTCTCACATATTattatccaaaaaataaaattattttttagaaattattatatctttattcatttctgatAATGAACGCCCAAATTTAGATATGGTAAAATCGGTAAAATgaatcactaatataccaattGGCTTATGCAATAACATGAAATAGTGTTTtggagcttatatttttttttaacttaatatGGAGCATTGGTCTTAACATTTCGTTTTGTGAAACCCTTCTAGGCAAAAAGGACTATCAGTCTTAAGAGAATTAATGGTtgcttttgaaaatttccagt encodes the following:
- the LOC129806999 gene encoding secretion-regulating guanine nucleotide exchange factor, whose amino-acid sequence is MTNIPKISLFAWGANSHGQLAIGVENEMEVLPVEVDTSFLEAEILQISGGGGHTLILDTAGRVYSCGWNSRGQLGIGNQENTSRFVRIPQSSFLGKRIRSVACGWDNSGAVTEDGELFVWGSNKFGQLGMQDTGSVSQLNIPRKVCLPDRVLAVDFGLRHLCIVAEGGTIYLAGKSKCLTAIEDKSCSQKFGGFLSFSGEKIVKIATGQHHFLYQIHSGEINTLGDNKFNQLADDSLKNFASETVDLKSGWTHSGLLTKSGKVFLWGRNVYGQIGQIPEGQSVATPTELAICDVREFHLGSEHGLCVSMAGDVFTWGWNEHGNCGNGSTKDVFKPQKVNLPGKCAVAGVGAGFCFTAV